Proteins encoded together in one Oncorhynchus mykiss isolate Arlee chromosome 7, USDA_OmykA_1.1, whole genome shotgun sequence window:
- the LOC110528327 gene encoding sodium- and chloride-dependent GABA transporter 2 isoform X1: MEKHNDPNIRFNKMAHQEMGLVQPVPVANTQTRGQWSSKLEYLLAVAGQIIGLGNVWRFPYLCYKNGGGVFFIPYVLFLFTCGIPLFLLETSLGQYTTQGSITCWRKICPLFEGLGYGGQVVVLYSSIYYIIILAWAFFYLFSSFSSELPWASCRNSWNTATCVEFDRKVVGYLNWTITGNATSPVREFWERRVLNLTDSVYKLGNIRWDLSLCLLLSWIICYFCVWKGVKSTGKVVYFTATFPYVMLLVLLVRGLTLPGAIDGIKFYLYPDPARLADPQVWMDAGTQIFYSYAICIGCLTALGSYNKYDNNCYKDCVYLCLLNSGTSFVAGFSIFSVLGFMAYEQGTDIATVAESGPGLAFIAYPRAVAMMPVPQLWAIFFFIMIILLGLDSQFVGLEALMTAISDMYPSFFLVGHRRKILLLIISVGSFFIGLVMVTEGGLYIFQLFDYYACSGMTLLLFAVLQSVCVSWVYGADRLYDNIEDMIGYRPLPLIKYCLKYITPVICTATFVFSLIRFTPLKFNNTFEYTWWGYAIGWWFTLSSTLIVPLWMVYIVSVTPGTLRQRLSILTTPSEDLPITKAQKKALLAKQSELDRPLGDMKIPTWGHNLIDRDTLSLAHHPYRPGDKQVQPVTHSPKGCDTVTV; encoded by the exons ATGGAGAAGCATAATGATCCCAATATAAGGTTCAATAAGATGGCCCACCAGGAGATGGGTCTGGTCCAGCCTGTCCCTGTGGCCAACACCCAGACCAGGGGACAGTGGTCCAGCAAGCTGGAGTACCTCCTGGCTGTGGCCGGACAGATCATCGGCCTGGGGAATGTATGGAGGTTCCCATACCTGTGCTACAAAAATGGGGGAG GGGTGTTCTTCATCCCTTATGTGCTTTTCCTGTTCACCTGTGGCATTCCCCTCTTTCTTCTGGAGACCTCCCTGGGCCAGTACACCACGCAGGGCAGCATCACCTGCTGGAGGAAGATCTGCCCCCTGTTTGAAG gaCTGGGTTATGGTGGTCAGGTGGTAGTTCTGTATTCCAGCATCTATTACATCATCATCCTGGCCTGGGCCTTCTTCTACCTCTTCTCCTCGTTCAGCTCTGAGCTCCCCTGGgctagttgtagaaacagctgGAACACAG CAACCTGCGTGGAGTTTGACAGAAAAGTAGTAGGATATCTAAACTGGACAATAACAGGAAACGCAACATCGCCAGTGAGAGAGTTCTGGGA GAGAAGAGTTTTGAATCTCACAGACAGTGTCTACAAGCTTGGAAATATTCGCTGGGACCTATCTTTGTGTCTTCTATTGTCCTGGATTATCTGTTACTTCTGTGTCTGGAAAGGAGTGAAGTCTACTGGGAAG GTGGTCTATTTCACTGCCACCTTCCCCTATGTGATGCTGTTGGTGTTGCTAGTTCGTGGACTCACACTGCCAGGGGCCATAGATGGTATCAAGTTCTACCTCTACCCGGACCCAGCCCGCCTCGCTGACCCACAG GTGTGGATGGATGCTGGAACACAAATCTTCTACTCCTATGCGATCTGCATCGGCTGCCTGACCGCCCTTGGCAGCTATAACAAGTATGACAACAACTGTTACAA GGACTGTGTGTACCTGTGCCTTTTGAACAGCGGAACCAGCTTCGTGGCTGGTTTTTCTATCTTCTCTGTACTGGGCTTCATGGCTTATGAACAGGGGACAGACATCGCAACTGTGGCCGAATCAG GTCCTGGCCTGGCGTTCATCGCCTACCCTCGTGCTGTGGCCATGATGCCAGTACCCCAACTCTGGGCCATTTTTTTCTTCATCATGATCATCCTACTGGGGTTAGATAGTCAG TTCGTAGGTCTGGAGGCTCTGATGACAGCTATCTCAGACATGTATCCCTCCTTCTTCCTGGTTGGTCATCGGCGTAAAattctcctcctcatcatcagtgTGGGTAGCTTTTTCATCGGCCTGGTCATGGTCACAGAG GGAGGCCTGTATATCTTCCAGCTGTTTGATTACTATGCCTGCAGTGGGATGACTCTTCTTCTCTTCGCTGTACtacagtcagtgtgtgtcagCTGGGTTTATG GTGCAGATCGTCTGTACGATAATATAGAGGACATGATCGGTTATCGACCATTACCCCTCATTAAGTACTGTTTGAAGTATATCACTCCAGTCATCTGCACT GCTACGTTTGTCTTCTCCTTGATTAGGTTTACCCCGCTAAAGTTCAACAACACCTTTGAGTATACTTGGTGGGGTTACGCCATTGGTTGGTGGttcaccctctcctccacactcatagttcctctgtggatggTGTACATTGTGAGTGTCACTCCTGGTACACTGCGACAG aGACTGTCTATCCTCACCACGCCCTCAGAGGATCTCCCTATTACCAAGGCCCAGAAAAAGGCCCTCCTGGCCAAGCAGTCCGAGCTGGACAGACCTCTGGGGGACATGAAGATACCAACCTGGGGCCACAATCTCATAGACAGAGATACTCTCTCGCTCGCCCACCATCCCTACAGGCCTGGAGACAAGCAGGTCCAGCCAGTCACTCACTCTCCTAAAGGTTGTGacactgtgactgtgtga
- the LOC110528327 gene encoding sodium- and chloride-dependent GABA transporter 2 isoform X2 has translation MEKHNDPNIRFNKMAHQEMGLVQPVPVANTQTRGQWSSKLEYLLAVAGQIIGLGNVWRFPYLCYKNGGGVFFIPYVLFLFTCGIPLFLLETSLGQYTTQGSITCWRKICPLFEATCVEFDRKVVGYLNWTITGNATSPVREFWERRVLNLTDSVYKLGNIRWDLSLCLLLSWIICYFCVWKGVKSTGKVVYFTATFPYVMLLVLLVRGLTLPGAIDGIKFYLYPDPARLADPQVWMDAGTQIFYSYAICIGCLTALGSYNKYDNNCYKDCVYLCLLNSGTSFVAGFSIFSVLGFMAYEQGTDIATVAESGPGLAFIAYPRAVAMMPVPQLWAIFFFIMIILLGLDSQFVGLEALMTAISDMYPSFFLVGHRRKILLLIISVGSFFIGLVMVTEGGLYIFQLFDYYACSGMTLLLFAVLQSVCVSWVYGADRLYDNIEDMIGYRPLPLIKYCLKYITPVICTATFVFSLIRFTPLKFNNTFEYTWWGYAIGWWFTLSSTLIVPLWMVYIVSVTPGTLRQRLSILTTPSEDLPITKAQKKALLAKQSELDRPLGDMKIPTWGHNLIDRDTLSLAHHPYRPGDKQVQPVTHSPKGCDTVTV, from the exons ATGGAGAAGCATAATGATCCCAATATAAGGTTCAATAAGATGGCCCACCAGGAGATGGGTCTGGTCCAGCCTGTCCCTGTGGCCAACACCCAGACCAGGGGACAGTGGTCCAGCAAGCTGGAGTACCTCCTGGCTGTGGCCGGACAGATCATCGGCCTGGGGAATGTATGGAGGTTCCCATACCTGTGCTACAAAAATGGGGGAG GGGTGTTCTTCATCCCTTATGTGCTTTTCCTGTTCACCTGTGGCATTCCCCTCTTTCTTCTGGAGACCTCCCTGGGCCAGTACACCACGCAGGGCAGCATCACCTGCTGGAGGAAGATCTGCCCCCTGTTTGAAG CAACCTGCGTGGAGTTTGACAGAAAAGTAGTAGGATATCTAAACTGGACAATAACAGGAAACGCAACATCGCCAGTGAGAGAGTTCTGGGA GAGAAGAGTTTTGAATCTCACAGACAGTGTCTACAAGCTTGGAAATATTCGCTGGGACCTATCTTTGTGTCTTCTATTGTCCTGGATTATCTGTTACTTCTGTGTCTGGAAAGGAGTGAAGTCTACTGGGAAG GTGGTCTATTTCACTGCCACCTTCCCCTATGTGATGCTGTTGGTGTTGCTAGTTCGTGGACTCACACTGCCAGGGGCCATAGATGGTATCAAGTTCTACCTCTACCCGGACCCAGCCCGCCTCGCTGACCCACAG GTGTGGATGGATGCTGGAACACAAATCTTCTACTCCTATGCGATCTGCATCGGCTGCCTGACCGCCCTTGGCAGCTATAACAAGTATGACAACAACTGTTACAA GGACTGTGTGTACCTGTGCCTTTTGAACAGCGGAACCAGCTTCGTGGCTGGTTTTTCTATCTTCTCTGTACTGGGCTTCATGGCTTATGAACAGGGGACAGACATCGCAACTGTGGCCGAATCAG GTCCTGGCCTGGCGTTCATCGCCTACCCTCGTGCTGTGGCCATGATGCCAGTACCCCAACTCTGGGCCATTTTTTTCTTCATCATGATCATCCTACTGGGGTTAGATAGTCAG TTCGTAGGTCTGGAGGCTCTGATGACAGCTATCTCAGACATGTATCCCTCCTTCTTCCTGGTTGGTCATCGGCGTAAAattctcctcctcatcatcagtgTGGGTAGCTTTTTCATCGGCCTGGTCATGGTCACAGAG GGAGGCCTGTATATCTTCCAGCTGTTTGATTACTATGCCTGCAGTGGGATGACTCTTCTTCTCTTCGCTGTACtacagtcagtgtgtgtcagCTGGGTTTATG GTGCAGATCGTCTGTACGATAATATAGAGGACATGATCGGTTATCGACCATTACCCCTCATTAAGTACTGTTTGAAGTATATCACTCCAGTCATCTGCACT GCTACGTTTGTCTTCTCCTTGATTAGGTTTACCCCGCTAAAGTTCAACAACACCTTTGAGTATACTTGGTGGGGTTACGCCATTGGTTGGTGGttcaccctctcctccacactcatagttcctctgtggatggTGTACATTGTGAGTGTCACTCCTGGTACACTGCGACAG aGACTGTCTATCCTCACCACGCCCTCAGAGGATCTCCCTATTACCAAGGCCCAGAAAAAGGCCCTCCTGGCCAAGCAGTCCGAGCTGGACAGACCTCTGGGGGACATGAAGATACCAACCTGGGGCCACAATCTCATAGACAGAGATACTCTCTCGCTCGCCCACCATCCCTACAGGCCTGGAGACAAGCAGGTCCAGCCAGTCACTCACTCTCCTAAAGGTTGTGacactgtgactgtgtga
- the LOC110528327 gene encoding sodium- and chloride-dependent GABA transporter 2 isoform X3, which yields MYGGSHTCATKMGETSLGQYTTQGSITCWRKICPLFEGLGYGGQVVVLYSSIYYIIILAWAFFYLFSSFSSELPWASCRNSWNTATCVEFDRKVVGYLNWTITGNATSPVREFWERRVLNLTDSVYKLGNIRWDLSLCLLLSWIICYFCVWKGVKSTGKVVYFTATFPYVMLLVLLVRGLTLPGAIDGIKFYLYPDPARLADPQVWMDAGTQIFYSYAICIGCLTALGSYNKYDNNCYKDCVYLCLLNSGTSFVAGFSIFSVLGFMAYEQGTDIATVAESGPGLAFIAYPRAVAMMPVPQLWAIFFFIMIILLGLDSQFVGLEALMTAISDMYPSFFLVGHRRKILLLIISVGSFFIGLVMVTEGGLYIFQLFDYYACSGMTLLLFAVLQSVCVSWVYGADRLYDNIEDMIGYRPLPLIKYCLKYITPVICTATFVFSLIRFTPLKFNNTFEYTWWGYAIGWWFTLSSTLIVPLWMVYIVSVTPGTLRQRLSILTTPSEDLPITKAQKKALLAKQSELDRPLGDMKIPTWGHNLIDRDTLSLAHHPYRPGDKQVQPVTHSPKGCDTVTV from the exons ATGTATGGAGGTTCCCATACCTGTGCTACAAAAATGGGGGAG ACCTCCCTGGGCCAGTACACCACGCAGGGCAGCATCACCTGCTGGAGGAAGATCTGCCCCCTGTTTGAAG gaCTGGGTTATGGTGGTCAGGTGGTAGTTCTGTATTCCAGCATCTATTACATCATCATCCTGGCCTGGGCCTTCTTCTACCTCTTCTCCTCGTTCAGCTCTGAGCTCCCCTGGgctagttgtagaaacagctgGAACACAG CAACCTGCGTGGAGTTTGACAGAAAAGTAGTAGGATATCTAAACTGGACAATAACAGGAAACGCAACATCGCCAGTGAGAGAGTTCTGGGA GAGAAGAGTTTTGAATCTCACAGACAGTGTCTACAAGCTTGGAAATATTCGCTGGGACCTATCTTTGTGTCTTCTATTGTCCTGGATTATCTGTTACTTCTGTGTCTGGAAAGGAGTGAAGTCTACTGGGAAG GTGGTCTATTTCACTGCCACCTTCCCCTATGTGATGCTGTTGGTGTTGCTAGTTCGTGGACTCACACTGCCAGGGGCCATAGATGGTATCAAGTTCTACCTCTACCCGGACCCAGCCCGCCTCGCTGACCCACAG GTGTGGATGGATGCTGGAACACAAATCTTCTACTCCTATGCGATCTGCATCGGCTGCCTGACCGCCCTTGGCAGCTATAACAAGTATGACAACAACTGTTACAA GGACTGTGTGTACCTGTGCCTTTTGAACAGCGGAACCAGCTTCGTGGCTGGTTTTTCTATCTTCTCTGTACTGGGCTTCATGGCTTATGAACAGGGGACAGACATCGCAACTGTGGCCGAATCAG GTCCTGGCCTGGCGTTCATCGCCTACCCTCGTGCTGTGGCCATGATGCCAGTACCCCAACTCTGGGCCATTTTTTTCTTCATCATGATCATCCTACTGGGGTTAGATAGTCAG TTCGTAGGTCTGGAGGCTCTGATGACAGCTATCTCAGACATGTATCCCTCCTTCTTCCTGGTTGGTCATCGGCGTAAAattctcctcctcatcatcagtgTGGGTAGCTTTTTCATCGGCCTGGTCATGGTCACAGAG GGAGGCCTGTATATCTTCCAGCTGTTTGATTACTATGCCTGCAGTGGGATGACTCTTCTTCTCTTCGCTGTACtacagtcagtgtgtgtcagCTGGGTTTATG GTGCAGATCGTCTGTACGATAATATAGAGGACATGATCGGTTATCGACCATTACCCCTCATTAAGTACTGTTTGAAGTATATCACTCCAGTCATCTGCACT GCTACGTTTGTCTTCTCCTTGATTAGGTTTACCCCGCTAAAGTTCAACAACACCTTTGAGTATACTTGGTGGGGTTACGCCATTGGTTGGTGGttcaccctctcctccacactcatagttcctctgtggatggTGTACATTGTGAGTGTCACTCCTGGTACACTGCGACAG aGACTGTCTATCCTCACCACGCCCTCAGAGGATCTCCCTATTACCAAGGCCCAGAAAAAGGCCCTCCTGGCCAAGCAGTCCGAGCTGGACAGACCTCTGGGGGACATGAAGATACCAACCTGGGGCCACAATCTCATAGACAGAGATACTCTCTCGCTCGCCCACCATCCCTACAGGCCTGGAGACAAGCAGGTCCAGCCAGTCACTCACTCTCCTAAAGGTTGTGacactgtgactgtgtga
- the LOC110528327 gene encoding sodium- and chloride-dependent GABA transporter 2 isoform X4: protein MEKHNDPNIRFNKMAHQEMGLVQPVPVANTQTRGQWSSKLEYLLAVAGQIIGLGNVWRFPYLCYKNGGGVFFIPYVLFLFTCGIPLFLLETSLGQYTTQGSITCWRKICPLFEGLGYGGQVVVLYSSIYYIIILAWAFFYLFSSFSSELPWASCRNSWNTATCVEFDRKVVGYLNWTITGNATSPVREFWERRVLNLTDSVYKLGNIRWDLSLCLLLSWIICYFCVWKGVKSTGKVVYFTATFPYVMLLVLLVRGLTLPGAIDGIKFYLYPDPARLADPQVWMDAGTQIFYSYAICIGCLTALGSYNKYDNNCYKDCVYLCLLNSGTSFVAGFSIFSVLGFMAYEQGTDIATVAESGPGLAFIAYPRAVAMMPVPQLWAIFFFIMIILLGLDSQFVGLEALMTAISDMYPSFFLVGHRRKILLLIISVGSFFIGLVMVTEGGLYIFQLFDYYACSGMTLLLFAVLQSVCVSWVYGADRLYDNIEDMIGYRPLPLIKYCLKYITPVICTESSPATGLPR, encoded by the exons ATGGAGAAGCATAATGATCCCAATATAAGGTTCAATAAGATGGCCCACCAGGAGATGGGTCTGGTCCAGCCTGTCCCTGTGGCCAACACCCAGACCAGGGGACAGTGGTCCAGCAAGCTGGAGTACCTCCTGGCTGTGGCCGGACAGATCATCGGCCTGGGGAATGTATGGAGGTTCCCATACCTGTGCTACAAAAATGGGGGAG GGGTGTTCTTCATCCCTTATGTGCTTTTCCTGTTCACCTGTGGCATTCCCCTCTTTCTTCTGGAGACCTCCCTGGGCCAGTACACCACGCAGGGCAGCATCACCTGCTGGAGGAAGATCTGCCCCCTGTTTGAAG gaCTGGGTTATGGTGGTCAGGTGGTAGTTCTGTATTCCAGCATCTATTACATCATCATCCTGGCCTGGGCCTTCTTCTACCTCTTCTCCTCGTTCAGCTCTGAGCTCCCCTGGgctagttgtagaaacagctgGAACACAG CAACCTGCGTGGAGTTTGACAGAAAAGTAGTAGGATATCTAAACTGGACAATAACAGGAAACGCAACATCGCCAGTGAGAGAGTTCTGGGA GAGAAGAGTTTTGAATCTCACAGACAGTGTCTACAAGCTTGGAAATATTCGCTGGGACCTATCTTTGTGTCTTCTATTGTCCTGGATTATCTGTTACTTCTGTGTCTGGAAAGGAGTGAAGTCTACTGGGAAG GTGGTCTATTTCACTGCCACCTTCCCCTATGTGATGCTGTTGGTGTTGCTAGTTCGTGGACTCACACTGCCAGGGGCCATAGATGGTATCAAGTTCTACCTCTACCCGGACCCAGCCCGCCTCGCTGACCCACAG GTGTGGATGGATGCTGGAACACAAATCTTCTACTCCTATGCGATCTGCATCGGCTGCCTGACCGCCCTTGGCAGCTATAACAAGTATGACAACAACTGTTACAA GGACTGTGTGTACCTGTGCCTTTTGAACAGCGGAACCAGCTTCGTGGCTGGTTTTTCTATCTTCTCTGTACTGGGCTTCATGGCTTATGAACAGGGGACAGACATCGCAACTGTGGCCGAATCAG GTCCTGGCCTGGCGTTCATCGCCTACCCTCGTGCTGTGGCCATGATGCCAGTACCCCAACTCTGGGCCATTTTTTTCTTCATCATGATCATCCTACTGGGGTTAGATAGTCAG TTCGTAGGTCTGGAGGCTCTGATGACAGCTATCTCAGACATGTATCCCTCCTTCTTCCTGGTTGGTCATCGGCGTAAAattctcctcctcatcatcagtgTGGGTAGCTTTTTCATCGGCCTGGTCATGGTCACAGAG GGAGGCCTGTATATCTTCCAGCTGTTTGATTACTATGCCTGCAGTGGGATGACTCTTCTTCTCTTCGCTGTACtacagtcagtgtgtgtcagCTGGGTTTATG GTGCAGATCGTCTGTACGATAATATAGAGGACATGATCGGTTATCGACCATTACCCCTCATTAAGTACTGTTTGAAGTATATCACTCCAGTCATCTGCACT gaaagttctcctgcaacag GTTTACCCCGCTAA